The following are encoded in a window of Pukyongiella litopenaei genomic DNA:
- a CDS encoding ParA family protein, with protein MSGSIEQFLQDLERGLGRTMVSVNKELTMRERIKRSWSMRQCARFLDISHQHLTKFAKDNEDFPAGKHVGRERVFTLAELMHIRALMAASAKRPEHFLAWRKPNDPLPVISFASQKGGTAKSLSAAHFAQYLSLHYGMRVGVMDADPQSTITLYFVGGEEMPTLPDDETPTMVDFAGLFQTDESIPYTDYDAETLDGFFKRTSWPGVRLVPAHGETSEGEIQIARLLRIGTPEKRFYRFLRDSIDRWKDGHPSVTRPNELVSDGRVDTEKFDRALNETLDCIIIDYQPALTLFQLNNVMASTSLIIPQTMKGFDIATLSTFVTGLLTMLRHIFATDRIDMGGAAHMLLPTIVQRTNEQDLTQVGNLLENCPDEVLPVFYLRSDAISNASDVYQSVYEYDPDTPGKRKGINRFIENADAVNDAIVSRLWPGLERGYADEWMQKFYDFEEEAE; from the coding sequence ATGAGCGGCAGTATAGAACAGTTTCTTCAAGATCTCGAACGAGGCCTTGGGCGGACTATGGTCTCGGTCAACAAAGAGTTGACGATGCGAGAGCGTATCAAGCGCTCTTGGTCGATGCGCCAATGTGCGCGGTTTCTGGATATCAGCCATCAGCATCTGACAAAGTTCGCCAAGGACAACGAGGATTTTCCAGCAGGCAAGCATGTCGGGCGAGAGCGTGTGTTCACGCTTGCTGAATTGATGCACATCCGGGCCTTGATGGCCGCGTCTGCCAAACGGCCGGAACACTTCCTCGCGTGGCGAAAGCCTAATGATCCATTGCCCGTCATTTCCTTTGCAAGCCAGAAAGGTGGTACGGCAAAGTCACTAAGTGCTGCGCATTTCGCGCAGTATCTGAGTTTGCACTACGGTATGCGCGTAGGCGTCATGGATGCTGATCCGCAAAGCACTATCACGCTCTACTTCGTGGGTGGTGAAGAAATGCCCACATTGCCGGACGATGAAACGCCGACGATGGTGGATTTCGCAGGGCTCTTTCAAACCGACGAATCTATCCCCTATACCGATTACGATGCGGAAACGCTCGACGGGTTCTTCAAGCGCACTTCCTGGCCGGGCGTGAGGTTGGTGCCAGCCCATGGCGAAACCTCTGAAGGCGAGATTCAGATCGCCAGACTGCTACGTATAGGTACACCAGAGAAGCGGTTTTACAGATTCCTCAGAGACTCCATTGACCGCTGGAAGGATGGGCATCCCTCCGTCACCCGCCCGAATGAACTGGTAAGCGATGGACGGGTAGACACGGAGAAGTTTGACCGCGCTCTGAATGAAACGTTGGACTGCATCATCATCGACTATCAACCCGCGCTGACACTCTTCCAATTGAACAATGTCATGGCGTCCACGTCACTCATTATCCCGCAGACGATGAAGGGTTTCGACATTGCGACCTTGTCCACTTTCGTAACCGGCCTGCTCACCATGCTGCGCCATATCTTTGCGACTGATCGCATCGATATGGGGGGGGCTGCGCATATGCTCTTACCCACCATTGTTCAGCGAACAAATGAGCAAGATCTAACACAGGTTGGCAATCTTCTGGAAAACTGCCCCGATGAGGTGTTGCCGGTTTTCTATCTCCGGTCTGATGCGATTTCGAACGCCTCGGACGTCTATCAGTCGGTCTATGAATACGATCCGGATACTCCTGGCAAGCGCAAGGGTATCAACCGGT